CATCGGGCAGGTCCTTGATCTTTATCTTCTTGTTTTTGAGGTTGTCGAAGATGCGGTCGGTTTCTTCCAGCATAAACCTCCACGCATCGCCCTGGTTGGGCACGAGGTCCTGCATTAGGCCCAGCGTGATGTCGCCTTCCGACAGCGTGACGTTGATCGACCCCAGGTAGGCCGGCGACGATTTGAAGTCCATGCGCTCGGTCAGGAACCGGCTGATTTCATAATCAGGGTTCGTACTGATATAAATACGACGGAAGATCTTCAACACGAACGCATCGTTGTAAATGATCGAGGTGTTGCTTTGCTCGACGCCCATGAACCGCGACGAACGGTATTCGCGGTCTTTGAGTTTCTTCCCGCGGTGGAAGCGCACTTTGTCTTCCTTATCGGACCCGGCAATCTTGTCGAAAAGCAACTTCCGGAAATCTTCCTGGTGGAGCGCGTCGATCAGGAACCCATCCTGTTTGCCCATTTTGACGGGCGCGATGATGGTGTTCGTATCCAACTCCTCCTCTGCCATGAACGCTACCGGCATGAAGTAGTGCTGGTAGAAGGCTTCCTTAAAGTTGACCTCGAGCAACACCCCGTAATAGGTATTCTTTTCCGACTTGATCCGGAACCAATCGATGACTTCTATGTACTTCAGCGTGGACGCTTTCCCTCCGTACCACCGTTTGTTGAGGATGTATTCTTCCAGGATATCCGAACAGAACACCTTGCGGAATTCGTCATCGGCGAAAGCGGTTTGCCAGTCGGTCTTGAAGACAAACGGGTTGACGAACGCATCTTCATTTATTTTGGCCTCTTTCATGTCCTTTCAATTTTGAAGAGGTGGAACGGCAGTGACGGGTGCAATTCCACATAATTCCATTCTTTGTCCCAATAATAGCTGTAGCCCGAAACCAGGTCGGTCACGTGCACCGGACGGTTTCCGATTTCCGCAATCGGCAGGCGCACCATGCCGGCACGTGGGTGGTCTTTGTCGAGACTGGCCACCATGAGCGTTTCATCCGAGCGGGCATCGTCCCATTTGTAATAGGCCATCAGTTGGTCGTCAGACGTATCGCAGAACACGATGTTGTTGGTTTGCTGCAACGACGGGCGTTCGTGGCGGATGCGGTTGATTTTTGAAATGAGCATGGTGAGCTTGTTCTGGTGCTCCCAGTTCCAGTGATAGACCTCGTATTTTTCCGAGTTCAGGTATTCTTCTTTTCCTTCCGCCATCGGTTCGGAGACCATGAATTCGAAAACCGGACCGTAGATGCCCAGGGAGGAACTCAAGGTGGCGGCAAGGAAGTATTTCTGAAGGTGGATCGCCTCATTGCCGCGCTGGAGGGCAAACGGATTGATATCCGGCGTATTGGGCCAGAAATTCGGGCGGTAGAACTCTTTCTGTTCGGTTTGGGTGAGTTCGGTAACGTAGTCCTGGAGTTCTTTCCGGGTGTTCCGCCACGTGAAATAGGTGTACGACTGCGTAAAGCCCTGTTTGGCCAGTTCGTTCATGATTTTCGGACGGGTGAAGGCTTCTGAGAGGAACAACACATCCGGATGTTTGCGTTTGACCTGGTCGATGATCCAGCCCCAGAAGAAGAACGGCTTGGTGTGCGGGTTGTCGACGCGGAAGACGCGGATGCCGCATTCTTCAATCCAGAAGAGGAGTACATCGCGGAATTCATTCCACATATTCTGCCAGTCGGTGGTTTCGAACCAGATCGGCTGGATGTCCTGGTATTTTTTAGGTGGATTTTCGGCGTATTGTACGGATCCATCCGGACGCCATTTGAACCATTCCTTGTGTTCCTTCACCCACGGATGGTCGGGTGCGGCCTGCAGGGCGTAATCCATCGCAATTTCGATACCTACGGCCTGTGCCTTTTTTACCAGCGACTTAAAGTCGTCGAGGGTGCCGAGATCGGGGTGGATGGATTTGTGTCCGCCGTATTGCGAACCAATACCCCAGGGCGAGCCGACATCGCCGGGTTGGGCGTTTGTGGCGTTGTTCTTGCCTTTGCGGTTCACCTCCCCGATGGGGTGCACGGGCGGGAAGTATAAGGTATCAAAGCCCATGGCGGCGACGCGAGGCAAAAGACGTTCACAGTCTTTGAACGTGCCGTGGGTATTGGGTTTGTCGGAGGCCGATCGGGGGAAGAATTCGTACCAGGTGCTGAAAAGTGCTTTTTTACGATCTACGTAGACACGGAGTTCGTCGGAAGCGTTTTCGATGTACCTAACGGGATACTTCAGGAAGATGTCGTGTAATTCCGGAGACAGCGCCAATTGGATGGCTTCGTCGTAGCGTTTTTCATCGGT
This genomic interval from Flavobacterium sp. HJ-32-4 contains the following:
- a CDS encoding alpha-1,4-glucan--maltose-1-phosphate maltosyltransferase, translating into MQKQTRVVIENVQPQLDGGAHFIKRVVGQKVVVTADVFADGHDVMECCVKYRHESEKKWSEVRMQPLGNDEWTAEFTVEKQGFYSYLVEGWVDYPLNWQRGTERKIHDNQYVKSELLEGAEYIKSVQKAASKEEKEFLKKAAAAFTDEKRYDEAIQLALSPELHDIFLKYPVRYIENASDELRVYVDRKKALFSTWYEFFPRSASDKPNTHGTFKDCERLLPRVAAMGFDTLYFPPVHPIGEVNRKGKNNATNAQPGDVGSPWGIGSQYGGHKSIHPDLGTLDDFKSLVKKAQAVGIEIAMDYALQAAPDHPWVKEHKEWFKWRPDGSVQYAENPPKKYQDIQPIWFETTDWQNMWNEFRDVLLFWIEECGIRVFRVDNPHTKPFFFWGWIIDQVKRKHPDVLFLSEAFTRPKIMNELAKQGFTQSYTYFTWRNTRKELQDYVTELTQTEQKEFYRPNFWPNTPDINPFALQRGNEAIHLQKYFLAATLSSSLGIYGPVFEFMVSEPMAEGKEEYLNSEKYEVYHWNWEHQNKLTMLISKINRIRHERPSLQQTNNIVFCDTSDDQLMAYYKWDDARSDETLMVASLDKDHPRAGMVRLPIAEIGNRPVHVTDLVSGYSYYWDKEWNYVELHPSLPFHLFKIERT
- a CDS encoding trehalose synthase; this translates as MKEAKINEDAFVNPFVFKTDWQTAFADDEFRKVFCSDILEEYILNKRWYGGKASTLKYIEVIDWFRIKSEKNTYYGVLLEVNFKEAFYQHYFMPVAFMAEEELDTNTIIAPVKMGKQDGFLIDALHQEDFRKLLFDKIAGSDKEDKVRFHRGKKLKDREYRSSRFMGVEQSNTSIIYNDAFVLKIFRRIYISTNPDYEISRFLTERMDFKSSPAYLGSINVTLSEGDITLGLMQDLVPNQGDAWRFMLEETDRIFDNLKNKKIKIKDLPDVPLFTRLKLNEVPHEIIDWAGLSIFQRIRTLATRTAEMHIALGSDIHDTAFTPTTYNGDYTVWLKNRLTYQFQNRLNILENNLHKLDGLALELANRFLDHKKEIRKEFLDFDWTKMKSERIRIHGDYHLGQVLVNGDDFYLLDFEGEPESTIRDRKVKQPPLKDVAGMFRSFHYAIYATIFNNSDKYPYEQEDLFRAGELLFHYFVGVFLQTYTETAQGGNLNIGYKKEIDFLLKYCLLEKAVYELGYELNSRPRWAVIPLTGIGSLMGY